TGGGAACCCAGCGCCGTCCTCCCGCTTGCTGTGATCTATCAGTCCTACTCTTCGCGGAGGCTCGGCCTGGCGCACCTCAGGCCCGCAGCAGAACCAAGGCTTGGCGGCAGCTGCAACCTCCACAGACGGCAGCTGCAACCTCCATAGACGGCCGCCAGGTGGCGCCGTACCGGGGCCCGAGAGCAGGCAGGGCCCGGGGCGGGGTGGGAGCGACTCAAAGCTACGCGCCTGGGGAGGCCGCGGGCCCTCGCGGACTACGGAACATGCATCCTGCCGCCGGATTTTCACATCTGCCGGCCCAGAAGAAACAATGACGTTGGGATTTTGGGGGACTGCCCCTTGACTCGGGCGAATCAGACACGAACGGCCGACCCCTTGCTCTCTTCCATCCGCCTGCCGCTGCTCCCACCCACCGACTCCTAGAGCTCATTTGTCGCTTCTGCAGCCTCCAGGAATGCAAATAATTTCTCACTGGGTTTTGGTGAGGGCGGAGCTGCGGAGAAGCGCTAGCCCAACAGCTTTCGCCGCAGCTGGGTTCCCGGGCGCCGGCGGCTGGGGCCCTCAGATGGGGGCGGAGGCTGCAATATGCACAGGCGGCCACAGTGTGGCGCAAGCGCCCTGCCGTGGGACACGCTCGGCGCGCGACGCTCCAACCCATCATTTACGGGTCAAATAATCTAGAATCAAGTTGCTACGTGTGTCATACTCTTCCTGTTTTTTCCCTAAACTTTCAGTAGAGTCATTTACATAGTTCAGTTTTTATCTCAGCTATGTTACAGAGTGGCAGGAAAATATTTTGTCTCCAAATTACAGCCCAAGTGTGAGCAGCGTATCCTGAAGCTAGTTAGTAATCAACCAGAAAATCAGGAAGGTAAAGCAAACCTCTGGAGGCAAGGTCTGGACTCTGTGATATCGCCGCTTCTACCTACTTGAAGTTTCTCCTTGCAGTGCCGCACTTGGAGATTTGGACTTAATtgttaaacaaaaagaacagttACATTCTGCCTTCCTACAGGACAAGGGCCTAGGACTGGCAGCATTTCTGTTGTCTCTAGAAATACAGGGGTTATGAGAAAGCCTCAAAAGAGAGGGCAAGAATAATATATCCATCTGTCATCATGAGTTACCCCCTTGTATGCCTAGAACATACATGGGGACATTCTCTTTTAGtaaagtcaaagagaaaagcCATGAACTAAGTGTCCTGAACACAGAGGCGTCAGCCCTCTCAGTCTCACAGTCCCTTAGGAGTCATTTGTAAGTTCTATCTCCTTCCTTATCGTCTATACTATTCCCTCTTGTCTCCCTGAAATCTGCCCACTcctggctgtgtgtgtgtctctttgtctccctctctctcattttgtctctttctctatcttaatCTTCTGTACATATGCACCCACTCACCTTGTTACCTTGTTCTGAGAAATGAAGTACTATTTTTCAAACTATGTAATAGGATTATTATCAGGCTAGGCTTGATTTGTAAGTTTTTCAAGATTTCTTTAGAGTAGGCCTCATTTAAAGTCATCTTTGATGACCAAATTTCCAAATGTATCCCAGTTGAAGTCAgttcatttatttgctttatttaagAGTTATATGCCATGAGACACATAGTTCTGGTGTTGTTGAACTTTTGGATGTTTGTGTGCAGTGCTCACAGGGAGGAAGTGGGCAGGGGACGGTCCAGATCGATGGCCACCCACTGAGCTGCTGCTACTTGGCCTCCTCAGGCTCCTTCCGGTGCACCCCTTCCTGCAGCTGTTCTTTATTCTTGTTCCTGACTCTTCAGCTCTTCTTCTAAATGTCTGTCTTCTTGAAGGCTGGAAGTTACCTTCTTCTCATGAGCAGAATCCAAAGAGATTTCTAaattccactttttctttcttttcagttcttTACGTGTTGTCACCCAGAGAACAGTGTTCACTAAAAACATTATTCCCACTACCAGATAGAAAAGGACATGAAGCCAGACAGGAGTTGGTAACTGGAGgcctgaaacagaaaaagacaaagagaagagatACTATTTAGAGACCAGAGGGGTCTGGCTGAATTATGTTTGGAGGGGAAGGTTGACTGAGACCTGATGTGCCTGTCCTCAAGGAGGCACTGATCATTTTAGGGAGCAGGAAGGAACTGGCAGTAGCTCTAACTGGCTATATGGTGTATAGATGGGGACAGGCTCCTTGGAAGAGCTTAATCGCTGGGCCCTGTCAGTGGATTTACTCCCTAGTTCCAGAAACAACTGGTATCTCTATGCCATTTAATACTTGAAATGAATTTGGGTTGAAGATTAACTTTTTTCACCCCCAAGAAGCCTTTGTTCTGGAGCTCACAATCCCTCTGCCTCAGTTACATAGAGACACTTGGGGAGGTGGTGATTTGCAGTTTACAAAATCAGTGTCTGATAAATCCACCTTGTGAGCTCCTTGAAGCAAAAACTATGCTCAAACATTTTTATATCTCCAGACCTACGAAAATAGATAGGAGGAACTTGATAAATTGTTGGTGAGATTGTTGGTGagggggagggagacagggaagcaggaagagagagtgagaagGGGGGTTATGGGGTGGCggaaagagtgggagggaggggaaaataaaataaagaaggagaagaaaagaaggacagaggagaaaatgaaggaaagaaatggaggacggaaaggcaaaggaaaaagaaaaagaaaggaaaggaaatttaaTAAACTTTGCGAGGAGAAGAGTGATGTTCTGAATCAAGGAAGGAAAGGTCTGCTTGTGGGCTTTTCCTGAAGAGACTTACCCCTCCTCTTTGGGCCATGAAACCCTTGAACAAACCTCAGTCCCATGGGAGATAAGGGAGTCCCTTCTCCTGCGCTGGTGGCCTCTCATCATTCTCACTCACCAAGCACTTGAAGCTCCAACTCAGGGCTGCGCTTAAGGACATTTCCATCTTCTGTGGTGGCCTCGCACCAGTAAAACCCAGAGTCTTCTCTTCTAGCAGTTAGTATTTGGTATTCAGAGGACGTGTTCCTGCCTCGCAGGGTCTTGCTGCCCATGTAGAAGGAGAAGTAAAGCTGCAAACCAGGCCTCTGCAGAAGCAACTTTGTTTCACAGCTCAGGGTGACCAGATTCCCCTCCAGGAGCGGGGATGTCACGGATGCATTCAGCACTGGAGCTGGAAATAGCTCTAAGGAGAAAGTTGATGGGGGACAGGGTTACCTGTTTAGCATCCAGGTCCTTTTCACAAAAGACACATGCTTTACCCCCTTGGGAAACCTGGCCCTAGAAAATGCATCCATAAGGCATTAACCCTTCTTACTTCCAGCAGAAAGCCATTCTTGGGGTGTCCTAATAAACATAATTAGGGTTGCCAGCTTGCTCAGTCCTACCGAGGATACCTCTacaccagtggtccccaacctttttggcactagggCTGGGTTTTGTGCAAGGCAATTTTTCCACagctggggggtggggtggggatggtttTGGAAGGAAactattccacctcagatcatcaggcatgcgcagttcacaatagggttcatgtttctatgagaatctaataccacCACTGATTGGACAGGAGGAGGAGCTCAGGCTGTACTGCTGGCTCATGAGGAAGCTCATCTCCTGCTGGgcagcccagttcctaatagGCCACGGACCAGTAAGGGTTGAGAACCCCTGCTCTACATGGTCCATCCTTCCCTGAATGGCTATGTCATCTGGTAGATAACCGTGCCCTTCTGGCAGTGGTCAACTAGGAGTGGACCCTGACTCACACATTTGCCATTTCAGTGACTCATTACTTGTATTCCTGACTTAGAAGGATAATCTGGAACAATAATTTCTTTCCCACAGGagtgaacttcttttttttcagacagagaaaaTTGCTAGTGATTGTATTAGGAGGAAAGGCTGTGAAAGGGTCAGAGCAAGGCCATATGCAAACTGCTTAGCTTGCAGATGCTCAGGAAGAAGTGGTGCCACCGAGGCTGCTTTGTCCCTGAGAGGTAGATGGACAGTATAACCTGTTCCTCATGTTTTCCAGGTTTCTCTTTCTATGGAGCTTTCATGAGATTCCATGGCATTATTTTCTAACTCTCCTAGCTACCTAGAGTGAGTCTCTATTCCTTACAACTAAAATAAGATGGATGAAATGGACCACCATTATGCCCTGACACTGACATTAGCTCCTGTGATTATTGATGGGGGCTGCGGTACACCGGAAAGAGTAATGGACTGGTACCCAGAGACCTCAGTTCTGGTTCCAGCTACTGGTCATGGTGTGGCCTTTAGTAAGGCAGTTGACTTCTCTGGAGCCCCGTTTCTTCGCTTGTAGATTAAAGTGAGGAGTTTAGATTATTTATGATGGTCCCTCAGGGGGAGGGACTATCAGTTCTATGACTGTTCCTATACGATACCTTTCACAGTGACAGATACTCCTGCTGATGTGTAGCGATGCTTTCCCATGCCTGAGCAGTGGTAGGCGCCGTTGTGACTTATGTTGGTTTTCAGAATGGTGAGTTGAGAATTCCGGTAGAAAAACTTAAAGGCTTTGCCATTTTGATAGTAAAGCACATTGTACACCAGCTTATCCTTCCATGCATGACACCTCAAGGCCAGAGGTTCTCCTTCTGTGAAGACTCTGCTGGATACCTGCAGTAGTAGCCAGTCTGAAAAAAGTGAACCCAAAATGTATGTATACAGTGGAGGAGGTACAAGGAGGCCCAAGCTTGGCCCTGTgggctttctgtttcttctccttgCAACATCCAGCCTCAGAGCTCTGCTAAGTCTCAGGCCTATATCCAGTTCCTCAAATATCTTTAGCTTCGGTGGAAAGAAAAGCAATCTTTACTGGCAACTGTGCACACGGCCCTTTCTTATCTTCCCTTTCCAGATCTCAGAAGTTGATTGAAACAAAAACAGTTCATACAGCATGGTAGACAGAATTCTAAAATGATCCCAATGACCCACTCCCTTGTATAATCCCCTTGAGAATATGACAAGGGTGATGAAATGTCACTCTTGGGATTGCTACATTATGTAAGACTCTATCTTAGCAGTCTGGATGGAGAAGGTCTCCTGCTGAACTTGAAGAAGTAAGCTGCCATGCCAGGAGAGGACCTATGAGAGCACCACAAGTCAAGggcctctaggagctgagagTGGCCCCCTACTGACGTGCAGCAAGAAAGTAGGAACCTCAGTCCTAGAACCACaaagaactgaattctgccagtGACCTTGTGAGCGTAGAAGagctgaaaaaagaaacacagcaaAGTCAACACCCTGACTGCAGCCTTGGAAGACCCTCAGCAGAGCACTCAGCTAAGCTGTGATGGGAGTCCTGACCCATGGAAACAGGAAGATCATAAATGTATGTTGTTGCAAGCTGCTAaacttgttacacagcaatataaaacaaatacacTCCAACTCTTGACAAATTTGTTAACAGGACCACACATCCTAAGACAAACACACAGAAGGGCAAACATCCAGATATAAACATCCCACTACATTGATATGAATACTCACATATGTAAGATCAATGATACCACCAGCAAAACAAGCTCCAAGTCAATGAGTTCTTCCTTTTGACGTACACCTCTACACATAACCAAAAATGTTTCAActacttttcttttctccagagGCAGTTGGTTTGGCTAAATAAAAATGGGGCTCTTAGGAGACCAAGAAGGAGAAGAGACAATAGTGCTTTTCCCCCCTCCAGAACTTATCTAAGACTGGAAGGCAAGTGTTTCTATGCCGTACGTAGCATGAATTTTACAGTCATGGATACGGATATAATGCTTCCGAATATAATTAATTATCTTCCCTCCCTTATTCCCACCCACAGCCAGGAGGCGCTGAAAGACTGCACTGCCCAAACACTGCCATCTTTGCTTCATATGTCCAAAAGAGTAGGAAATGGTATCACATCTCCATCAGAAACTGTCAAACACTAGtcatggtagaaaatatttgaatgacACAATTAATAGGCTTGATCTTGTGGGATGCTCTCCTTTAGAAAGAAAATTCATATGCTTTCCAAACACACATGCAATGTTAGAAAAATTAAGTGTGAATTAGGCCACAAAGCAATTTTCAACAAATACTAATGAACTGATACCATATTTAACACAAATTCTAACCAAAGTGCCATAACatgagaaatcaataacaaaaaaaagtaacaaaaaataacaaaaaaccacCCTCCAAAAAACATCTAAATAActcatgaataaaataatgtataatggaaatttataaatttttaaccTTAAATGGTAGTGGGAGTATTATATATCAAAATTCACGAGATGCAGCTTTTAGCAGACATTACTAATTTCCTACTCAGCAATCATTCCCCCATCTTCATGACTTTGGAGTCAGCCATATGATTAGGACCCGGGTCCACCAACCAGCTTCATTTTCTTGGTCTTAGCATATACTGATTAAATTGAAATGACTCAGAGTCAGTGAGCTGCAATTGAATTCCCCGTGGCTGACTGtggcaaaacattttaaaatagggcATAGACAGCACCAACCAAAATTTTTGGTGTATTGTACTGTAGTAAAATTAACAAGTCTTGTtcattgaaaacaaacaaaactataatATGATAGCGAAAAGAAaagccacagagtgggagaagatatttaaaacacttgaaaaaggacttatatccagaatatataaataactcctatAAGTCAGTAAAAGACAGACAATAGAAAAATTGTCAAAAAGACCTTACAAAAAAGGATACCCAAATAGgtaataaacatgtgaaaaatgGTCAATATcatagtcattaaggaaatgcttAATTTGCATTTGTGTATCCAAGAGTGGGAAATTGTAACATACCTCCATCAGAAACTGTCAAACACTAgtaatggtagaaaatatttgaatcatGTTTAAAAAATGTCCACAGCATTACTATTTGTAAGAGGTCAAAACCAGAAACAGCCCGAGTCCCTCAGCAGAACgggaaaatatgaaatatacagTAATAAGAACAAA
This DNA window, taken from Macaca mulatta isolate MMU2019108-1 chromosome 1, T2T-MMU8v2.0, whole genome shotgun sequence, encodes the following:
- the FCGR1A gene encoding high affinity immunoglobulin gamma Fc receptor I isoform X8 codes for the protein MWFLTALLLWDWLLLQVSSRVFTEGEPLALRCHAWKDKLVYNVLYYQNGKAFKFFYRNSQLTILKTNISHNGAYHCSGMGKHRYTSAGVSVTVKELFPAPVLNASVTSPLLEGNLVTLSCETKLLLQRPGLQLYFSFYMGSKTLRGRNTSSEYQILTARREDSGFYWCEATTEDGNVLKRSPELELQVLVGIMFLVNTVLWVTTRKELKRKKKWNLEISLDSAHEKKVTSSLQEDRHLEEELKSQEQE
- the FCGR1A gene encoding high affinity immunoglobulin gamma Fc receptor I isoform X2; the protein is MWFLTALLLWVPVDGQVDTTKAVITLQPPWVSVFQEETVTLQCEVPRLPGSSSTQWFLNGTATQTSTPSYRITSASVKDSGEYSCQRGPSGRSDPIQLEIHRDWLLLQVSSRVFTEGEPLALRCHAWKDKLVYNVLYYQNGKAFKFFYRNSQLTILKTNISHNGAYHCSGMGKHRYTSAGVSVTVKELFPAPVLNASVTSPLLEGNLVTLSCETKLLLQRPGLQLYFSFYMGSKTLRGRNTSSEYQILTARREDSGFYWCEATTEDGNVLKRSPELELQVLVGIMFLVNTVLWVTTRKELKRKKKWNLEISLDSAHEKKVTSSLQEDRHLEEELKSQEQE
- the FCGR1A gene encoding high affinity immunoglobulin gamma Fc receptor I isoform X6, encoding MWFLTALLLWVPVDGQVDTTKAVITLQPPWVSVFQEETVTLQCEVPRLPGSSSTQWFLNGTATQTSTPSYRITSASVKDSGEYSCQRGPSGRSDPIQLEIHRELFPAPVLNASVTSPLLEGNLVTLSCETKLLLQRPGLQLYFSFYMGSKTLRGRNTSSEYQILTARREDSGFYWCEATTEDGNVLKRSPELELQVLGLQLPTPVWLHVLFYLVVGIMFLVNTVLWVTTRKELKRKKKWNLEISLDSAHEKKVTSSLQEDRHLEEELKSQEQE
- the FCGR1A gene encoding high affinity immunoglobulin gamma Fc receptor I isoform X3, whose translation is MNRGLCSRNWTLVKAGFYTTKAVITLQPPWVSVFQEETVTLQCEVPRLPGSSSTQWFLNGTATQTSTPSYRITSASVKDSGEYSCQRGPSGRSDPIQLEIHRDWLLLQVSSRVFTEGEPLALRCHAWKDKLVYNVLYYQNGKAFKFFYRNSQLTILKTNISHNGAYHCSGMGKHRYTSAGVSVTVKELFPAPVLNASVTSPLLEGNLVTLSCETKLLLQRPGLQLYFSFYMGSKTLRGRNTSSEYQILTARREDSGFYWCEATTEDGNVLKRSPELELQVLGLQLPTPVWLHVLFYLVVGIMFLVNTVLWVTTRKELKRKKKWNLEISLDSAHEKKVTSSLQEDRHLEEELKSQEQE
- the FCGR1A gene encoding high affinity immunoglobulin gamma Fc receptor I isoform X7, which encodes MWFLTALLLWDWLLLQVSSRVFTEGEPLALRCHAWKDKLVYNVLYYQNGKAFKFFYRNSQLTILKTNISHNGAYHCSGMGKHRYTSAGVSVTVKELFPAPVLNASVTSPLLEGNLVTLSCETKLLLQRPGLQLYFSFYMGSKTLRGRNTSSEYQILTARREDSGFYWCEATTEDGNVLKRSPELELQVLGLQLPTPVWLHVLFYLVVGIMFLVNTVLWVTTRKELKRKKKWNLEISLDSAHEKKVTSSLQEDRHLEEELKSQEQE
- the FCGR1A gene encoding high affinity immunoglobulin gamma Fc receptor I isoform X4, which produces MWFLTALLLWDTTKAVITLQPPWVSVFQEETVTLQCEVPRLPGSSSTQWFLNGTATQTSTPSYRITSASVKDSGEYSCQRGPSGRSDPIQLEIHRDWLLLQVSSRVFTEGEPLALRCHAWKDKLVYNVLYYQNGKAFKFFYRNSQLTILKTNISHNGAYHCSGMGKHRYTSAGVSVTVKELFPAPVLNASVTSPLLEGNLVTLSCETKLLLQRPGLQLYFSFYMGSKTLRGRNTSSEYQILTARREDSGFYWCEATTEDGNVLKRSPELELQVLGLQLPTPVWLHVLFYLVVGIMFLVNTVLWVTTRKELKRKKKWNLEISLDSAHEKKVTSSLQEDRHLEEELKSQEQE
- the FCGR1A gene encoding high affinity immunoglobulin gamma Fc receptor I isoform X9, giving the protein MWFLTALLLWVPVDGQVDWLLLQVSSRVFTEGEPLALRCHAWKDKLVYNVLYYQNGKAFKFFYRNSQLTILKTNISHNGAYHCSGMGKHRYTSAGVSVTVKELFPAPVLNASVTSPLLEGNLVTLSCETKLLLQRPGLQLYFSFYMGSKTLRGRNTSSEYQILTARREDSGFYWCEATTEDGNVLKRSPELELQVLGLQLPTPVWLHVLFYLVVGIMFLVNTVLWVTTRKELKRKKKWNLEISLDSAHEKKVTSSLQEDRHLEEELKSQEQE
- the FCGR1A gene encoding high affinity immunoglobulin gamma Fc receptor I isoform X1, which produces MWFLTALLLWVPVDGQVVDTTKAVITLQPPWVSVFQEETVTLQCEVPRLPGSSSTQWFLNGTATQTSTPSYRITSASVKDSGEYSCQRGPSGRSDPIQLEIHRDWLLLQVSSRVFTEGEPLALRCHAWKDKLVYNVLYYQNGKAFKFFYRNSQLTILKTNISHNGAYHCSGMGKHRYTSAGVSVTVKELFPAPVLNASVTSPLLEGNLVTLSCETKLLLQRPGLQLYFSFYMGSKTLRGRNTSSEYQILTARREDSGFYWCEATTEDGNVLKRSPELELQVLGLQLPTPVWLHVLFYLVVGIMFLVNTVLWVTTRKELKRKKKWNLEISLDSAHEKKVTSSLQEDRHLEEELKSQEQE
- the FCGR1A gene encoding high affinity immunoglobulin gamma Fc receptor I isoform X5 is translated as MGKWPPWVSVFQEETVTLQCEVPRLPGSSSTQWFLNGTATQTSTPSYRITSASVKDSGEYSCQRGPSGRSDPIQLEIHRDWLLLQVSSRVFTEGEPLALRCHAWKDKLVYNVLYYQNGKAFKFFYRNSQLTILKTNISHNGAYHCSGMGKHRYTSAGVSVTVKELFPAPVLNASVTSPLLEGNLVTLSCETKLLLQRPGLQLYFSFYMGSKTLRGRNTSSEYQILTARREDSGFYWCEATTEDGNVLKRSPELELQVLGLQLPTPVWLHVLFYLVVGIMFLVNTVLWVTTRKELKRKKKWNLEISLDSAHEKKVTSSLQEDRHLEEELKSQEQE
- the FCGR1A gene encoding high affinity immunoglobulin gamma Fc receptor I precursor (The RefSeq protein has 3 substitutions compared to this genomic sequence), translating into MWFLTALLLWVPVDGQVDTTKAVITLQPPWVSVFQEETVTLQCEAPRLPGSSSTQWFLNGTATQTSTPSYRITSASVKDSGEYRCQRGPSGRSDPIQLEIHRDWLLLQVSSRVFTEGEPLALRCHAWKDKLVYNVLYYQNGKAFKFFYRNSQLTILKTNISHNGAYHCSGMGKHRYTSAGVSVTVKELFPAPVLNASVTSPLLEGNLVTLSCETKLLLQRPGLQLYFSFYMGSKTLRGRNTSSEYQILTARREDSGFYWCEATTEDGNVLKRSPELELQVLGLQLPTPVWLHVLFYLVVGIMFLVNTVLWVTIRKELKRKKKWNLEISLDSAHEKKVTSSLQEDRHLEEELKSQEQE